A portion of the Streptomyces rishiriensis genome contains these proteins:
- a CDS encoding alpha/beta fold hydrolase produces the protein MKIFRVRRMRTISLLTLVGALGVTGISGTQAADNAGDRQPRANTQRSSRTAPKPTVVLVHGAWADSSGWAKVARDLQAQGYQVLAPPTPLRGLSEDSEYLSAFLRDRTTGPVVLVGHSYGGAVITNAATSDKDVEALVFINAFVPDAGDSVLGLLDPNHQLDPADLFEFMRYPGAPDGDYDLYMKQNVFPDAIANGIPARDAAAMAAAQRPVTLSALTDRSDTPAWKSLPSYYLLGTQDHIVPPTLQRAMAENAGAKITEVKAGHLPMITSPRAVEKLIIEADRSTPAR, from the coding sequence GTGAAGATCTTCCGAGTACGACGAATGCGCACGATCAGCCTTCTCACCCTTGTAGGTGCGCTGGGCGTGACTGGCATATCCGGAACCCAGGCAGCGGACAACGCTGGCGATCGGCAGCCCAGGGCGAATACACAGCGCTCAAGCAGGACAGCGCCCAAGCCCACGGTGGTGCTCGTCCACGGGGCCTGGGCGGACTCCTCCGGGTGGGCGAAGGTCGCCCGTGACCTGCAGGCTCAGGGCTACCAGGTCCTCGCACCGCCCACTCCGCTTCGCGGGCTGAGCGAAGACTCGGAGTACCTGTCGGCGTTCCTCCGCGACCGAACTACCGGCCCGGTTGTCCTGGTCGGTCACTCGTACGGAGGGGCCGTCATCACGAACGCCGCCACGTCGGACAAGGATGTCGAAGCCCTTGTCTTCATCAATGCGTTCGTTCCGGACGCAGGTGACAGTGTCCTCGGACTGCTGGACCCGAATCACCAACTGGACCCGGCCGACCTCTTCGAGTTCATGCGCTACCCGGGTGCTCCGGACGGCGACTACGACCTCTACATGAAGCAGAACGTTTTCCCGGACGCCATCGCGAATGGGATCCCGGCGCGCGACGCGGCCGCGATGGCTGCGGCACAGCGGCCTGTCACTCTGAGCGCACTCACGGACAGGTCCGACACTCCGGCCTGGAAATCGCTGCCGAGCTATTACCTGCTGGGAACCCAGGATCACATCGTTCCCCCCACCCTCCAACGCGCGATGGCCGAGAACGCGGGAGCCAAGATCACTGAAGTGAAAGCCGGCCATCTCCCGATGATCACCAGCCCGCGCGCCGTTGAGAAGCTGATCATCGAGGCAGACCGGTCCACCCCGGCACGCTGA
- a CDS encoding pirin family protein, whose protein sequence is MRGPVSIADASADRPGFGHPEQHCLEVSESRDDTACTIRVRRALPHRGRRTVGARCSADHMGSAHVTENRGPDVGPHPHIGPQTVTCLTGGQVLHHDGLGSEQVVKPGQLNLTTSSRECGTRPAPSSAVPLRRDFEYALALLAICASPSSMPAPAA, encoded by the coding sequence ATGAGGGGTCCGGTCAGCATCGCGGATGCCTCAGCCGACAGGCCCGGGTTCGGCCATCCCGAACAGCATTGCCTCGAAGTGAGCGAAAGCCGGGACGACACAGCGTGCACCATCCGCGTACGTCGTGCCCTGCCACATCGCGGCCGCCGAACGGTCGGCGCACGGTGTTCTGCCGACCACATGGGTTCAGCGCACGTCACCGAGAACCGTGGCCCGGACGTGGGTCCCCATCCTCACATCGGGCCACAGACCGTCACATGCCTGACTGGTGGCCAGGTGTTGCACCATGACGGGCTGGGCTCAGAGCAGGTCGTCAAGCCCGGACAACTGAATTTGACGACATCCTCACGTGAGTGCGGAACTCGACCTGCACCGTCCAGTGCGGTACCTCTGCGCCGCGACTTCGAGTACGCTCTCGCGCTCCTTGCAATATGTGCATCTCCCAGCTCAATGCCTGCGCCTGCTGCCTGA
- a CDS encoding carboxymuconolactone decarboxylase family protein codes for MRNSTCTVQCGTSAPRLRVRSRAPCNMCISQLNACACCLSIHVRDALEADKTQQRIVVLPAWRDTELFTDQERAALTLAESLVSFLTAADKTSTTARLPASSAPSSCPSSAGPRSS; via the coding sequence GTGCGGAACTCGACCTGCACCGTCCAGTGCGGTACCTCTGCGCCGCGACTTCGAGTACGCTCTCGCGCTCCTTGCAATATGTGCATCTCCCAGCTCAATGCCTGCGCCTGCTGCCTGAGCATCCACGTGCGTGACGCCCTGGAGGCCGACAAGACACAGCAGCGCATCGTGGTCCTGCCGGCCTGGCGTGACACCGAGCTCTTCACCGATCAAGAACGCGCCGCCCTCACTCTGGCCGAATCGCTGGTCAGCTTCCTGACAGCCGCCGACAAGACCTCGACTACGGCGAGGCTGCCTGCTTCCTCAGCCCCGAGCAGCTGTCCGTCATCAGCTGGGCCTCGATCGTCATGA
- a CDS encoding GNAT family N-acetyltransferase — translation MNRTVRDNAEASRYEIFEDGRLAGFTDYKITGKKIAFNHTETLDGFTGRGVAGHLIAEELADARRRNLAVLPFCPVVRGRIARQPEEHLDLVLIEDRQRFDLPA, via the coding sequence ATGAACCGCACTGTCCGCGACAACGCCGAGGCCAGCCGCTACGAGATCTTCGAGGACGGCCGGCTGGCCGGATTCACCGACTACAAGATCACCGGCAAGAAAATTGCGTTCAACCACACCGAGACCCTTGACGGCTTCACCGGACGCGGCGTGGCCGGTCACCTCATCGCCGAGGAACTGGCCGACGCCCGGCGCCGCAATCTGGCCGTCCTGCCCTTCTGTCCTGTGGTCCGCGGGAGAATCGCCCGCCAACCCGAGGAACACCTCGATCTTGTGCTCATCGAGGACCGGCAACGCTTCGACCTCCCCGCCTGA
- a CDS encoding DUF4232 domain-containing protein: MYRSSSPCGPTRLDLKSEKPSGPLWGSLARADPGPFPSRCIQVEFTARPSLEPSERLNRFGPRTAHCGARSREIISRSPGADNLKNSIPISMDKKARMNIATGRRVVSALVVTVAGMALTACGPGNDDAGSTPKPSRVGAADSSADSLASNGPRNEIQDSGASEDSARDDSDVDSTSQGDGDAVAQCESGNLKVAMENREGGGGMTNFQLSFQNTGDNPCSLTGFPGVSFRGRDGVQIGDAASRDTNSPAARVTLVPNGHAVAEVQARNGQSGLSGAECQIKSVAFLRVYSPGSKDQFNIPLSTNECSDHSAHGLRVGAVHSER; this comes from the coding sequence ATGTACCGCAGTAGTTCACCGTGTGGTCCGACAAGACTTGATTTGAAGTCCGAAAAACCATCAGGTCCGCTGTGGGGCAGCCTGGCACGAGCCGACCCTGGCCCGTTCCCTTCCCGCTGTATCCAGGTCGAATTTACCGCACGGCCATCACTCGAACCGTCGGAGCGACTCAATCGCTTTGGGCCGCGTACAGCTCATTGTGGAGCGCGATCAAGGGAGATCATCTCCCGTTCGCCCGGGGCTGATAATTTAAAGAATTCCATACCGATTTCTATGGACAAGAAGGCGCGCATGAATATCGCAACCGGTCGTCGAGTTGTATCTGCTCTCGTTGTCACCGTTGCTGGGATGGCACTGACAGCGTGTGGACCGGGGAATGACGACGCTGGCAGCACCCCCAAGCCTTCGAGGGTCGGTGCTGCCGATTCGAGTGCGGATTCCCTCGCATCAAATGGTCCGCGTAACGAAATACAGGATAGTGGGGCGAGTGAAGATTCTGCACGAGACGACTCGGATGTTGACAGTACATCGCAGGGAGATGGAGATGCTGTAGCCCAGTGTGAGTCAGGCAATCTGAAGGTTGCTATGGAAAACCGTGAGGGTGGCGGCGGTATGACAAATTTCCAACTTTCCTTCCAGAACACCGGCGACAATCCGTGCTCACTCACCGGATTCCCGGGGGTTTCGTTTCGAGGACGTGACGGTGTGCAGATCGGGGACGCCGCATCTCGCGATACGAACTCCCCGGCGGCAAGGGTCACACTGGTCCCGAACGGGCACGCTGTCGCGGAGGTGCAGGCCCGCAACGGACAGTCCGGCCTGTCCGGAGCTGAATGCCAAATCAAGAGTGTGGCTTTCCTCCGCGTGTACTCACCGGGTTCGAAAGATCAGTTCAATATTCCGCTCAGCACGAACGAATGCAGCGACCACTCCGCACACGGCCTGCGCGTAGGAGCTGTCCACTCCGAACGATGA
- a CDS encoding helix-turn-helix domain-containing protein, which produces MTAQALVQRSRIVLECADGHSIMEASRRLRIAPDTVRTWRSGGHDAHRHP; this is translated from the coding sequence GTGACGGCTCAGGCTCTGGTTCAGCGGTCGCGGATCGTGCTGGAGTGCGCCGACGGCCACTCGATCATGGAGGCGTCGCGTCGGCTGCGGATCGCTCCGGACACGGTCCGCACCTGGCGATCGGGTGGGCACGATGCTCACCGTCACCCTTGA